A window of Haliscomenobacter hydrossis DSM 1100 contains these coding sequences:
- the rplQ gene encoding 50S ribosomal protein L17: MRHGKKHNHLGRKAEHRQALLANLTIALITHKRITTTLAKAKALRVHMEPLVTKAKNDSTHNRRVVFSYLQNKDAIKELFDVVGPKIGDRPGGYLRIIKIGFRRSDASDMAMIEFVDFNDLYNPSSAEAKAAAGKSRRSRRGGAKKATETTAAKEETTATTETAEVATEEVEDKE; the protein is encoded by the coding sequence ATGAGACACGGAAAAAAACACAACCACCTTGGCCGTAAGGCTGAGCACCGCCAGGCACTGTTGGCGAACCTGACCATTGCGCTGATTACGCACAAGCGGATCACCACCACATTGGCCAAAGCAAAGGCATTGCGTGTTCACATGGAACCGCTGGTGACCAAAGCAAAAAATGATTCTACCCACAATCGCCGCGTAGTGTTCAGCTACCTCCAGAATAAGGATGCGATCAAGGAGTTGTTTGATGTAGTCGGTCCAAAAATTGGCGATCGCCCCGGTGGTTACCTGCGCATCATCAAAATTGGTTTCCGCAGAAGCGATGCCTCTGACATGGCCATGATTGAGTTTGTAGACTTCAACGACCTGTACAACCCAAGCAGCGCAGAAGCTAAAGCTGCTGCTGGCAAGAGCCGTCGTTCTCGCCGTGGTGGTGCTAAAAAAGCAACTGAGACTACTGCTGCAAAAGAAGAAACAACTGCAACTACGGAAACAGCGGAAGTTGCTACCGAAGAAGTGGAAGATAAGGAATAA
- a CDS encoding UvrD-helicase domain-containing protein, translated as MSKEKLIDWLRAQQPKIESILLNSAQEYYSKYSAKSYFEFDAKKTGQEMWSLSRGEDLCYDRPTIGFNYSLWYHPKRINTFLQYFTDLIYDSRKEKHIEIFDLGAGTGAVLWAVGLVVSGLEALKIPSPKIRVINIDTSAFMLIYSYHYLWKNFIKEFPQAEGVSNQTDFRLNSWSNLDEALCTNVWLCASYLFDHSENSEAIAEEFKELISQYKPNKILLLSSAKKCTYVNTVADSIQTLGYNGFGTILKNQIFLGALKHLYRFRSNISEQHKLNLSGVPKWNIDSLCGRVLMNHNPMLSLNFAEVKLFIQPEPNRTKIKLTSDQEDAAKIISAPTLVIGPAGCGKSVVLTQKIKNILDSTKINNEYDPDLKILVTTFNKALVRYLGDWIEQILDSNKFTRRFGRNYYGQEQDYSFFTFTNPRRTNIYVMHFDILPTKIGRVNRQDVTIGGADIDGFHLEQMQNAIESYVTQNNIDEKRFHKILDAEFLLDEYHRVVYGNLCNCYLKRKPTDIEYATIPRDGRGNNPKVDIRSGRRKIAWGIINIYLSALKMQNLESFITRRHKWVKKLIENGFQNQFNYILVDEFQDCTKADYEIFYRLLSNHNNLTLAGDIAQSINIGHSLYIPRSDDPTMKNIKKKPLEGSFRLPFRVSECIKPLSVNINRRFGAREGFQPIDIIPYKGAPPGSRPLFIYAKDTETAAIKIKEVFFAYYKALKLSEVTIFERDNELCSALYLNQTPAKTEIILRTKGLEKSCVVWSTRIDVDTQTEKEEFIYTILTRTVSLLIIVVFPNIQQDYVNIIKLFEPKRLICWDEESEVKYTELGQSTYAITYLDDQDDAEEIEADKDDDEKNIDELIS; from the coding sequence ATGAGCAAGGAAAAATTAATTGATTGGCTAAGAGCACAGCAACCAAAAATTGAATCGATTCTGCTCAATTCAGCTCAGGAATATTACAGCAAATACTCAGCTAAAAGCTATTTCGAATTTGATGCGAAAAAGACAGGACAAGAAATGTGGAGCCTAAGTCGTGGCGAAGATTTATGCTACGACAGGCCTACTATTGGGTTTAACTACTCGCTTTGGTATCATCCCAAAAGAATTAATACCTTTTTGCAGTATTTTACCGACTTAATATACGATTCAAGAAAAGAAAAACATATTGAAATTTTTGATTTAGGTGCAGGAACAGGCGCAGTACTTTGGGCAGTGGGCTTGGTTGTATCTGGCCTAGAAGCCTTAAAAATACCCTCCCCAAAAATCAGAGTAATAAATATAGATACAAGTGCCTTTATGCTCATCTACAGTTACCATTATTTATGGAAAAACTTTATTAAGGAGTTTCCTCAAGCAGAAGGGGTATCGAACCAAACTGATTTTCGCTTGAATTCATGGTCAAATCTTGACGAAGCATTATGCACTAACGTCTGGCTTTGTGCCAGCTACTTGTTTGATCACTCCGAAAATAGTGAAGCAATTGCAGAGGAGTTTAAAGAGTTAATTTCTCAATACAAACCCAACAAAATTTTACTCCTTTCGTCTGCAAAAAAGTGCACATATGTTAATACTGTTGCAGATTCGATTCAAACTCTTGGCTATAATGGATTCGGCACAATATTGAAAAATCAAATATTTTTAGGAGCCCTCAAACATTTATATCGATTCCGCAGTAATATTTCCGAACAACATAAACTTAATCTATCAGGGGTTCCAAAATGGAATATAGATAGTCTTTGTGGAAGAGTATTAATGAACCATAATCCAATGTTAAGTCTTAATTTTGCCGAAGTTAAACTCTTCATCCAACCAGAGCCAAACAGAACCAAAATTAAACTTACGTCCGATCAAGAAGATGCTGCTAAAATAATTAGTGCTCCAACACTAGTGATTGGGCCTGCTGGATGTGGGAAGAGTGTTGTTTTAACTCAAAAAATTAAGAATATTCTCGATTCTACAAAAATTAACAATGAATATGACCCTGATCTTAAAATTTTAGTAACGACTTTTAATAAAGCGCTTGTTAGGTATCTTGGTGATTGGATTGAACAAATTTTGGATTCCAATAAATTCACAAGAAGATTTGGAAGAAATTATTATGGTCAAGAACAAGATTATTCTTTTTTTACTTTTACTAATCCCAGACGTACTAACATTTACGTGATGCATTTCGATATTTTACCTACAAAAATAGGTAGAGTGAATAGGCAAGATGTGACCATAGGAGGAGCAGATATTGATGGCTTTCATTTGGAACAGATGCAAAATGCTATTGAATCATATGTTACGCAGAACAATATTGATGAAAAACGATTCCATAAAATTCTTGATGCTGAGTTTTTGCTTGACGAATATCATCGAGTAGTCTATGGAAATTTATGCAATTGTTACCTTAAAAGAAAACCAACAGATATAGAGTATGCAACTATCCCCCGCGACGGAAGAGGTAACAACCCTAAAGTAGATATAAGGAGTGGGAGAAGAAAAATTGCATGGGGAATAATTAATATTTATCTCTCAGCTTTAAAAATGCAAAACCTTGAATCGTTTATCACTAGAAGGCATAAGTGGGTGAAAAAATTAATAGAAAATGGGTTTCAGAATCAATTTAATTACATCTTAGTTGATGAATTCCAAGATTGTACAAAAGCAGACTATGAAATATTTTATCGATTATTGAGCAACCATAATAATTTAACACTTGCTGGAGATATTGCGCAATCAATTAATATTGGTCATTCTCTCTATATCCCAAGATCAGATGACCCCACAATGAAAAACATTAAGAAGAAACCTCTAGAGGGATCCTTTAGATTACCTTTCAGAGTAAGTGAATGTATCAAGCCACTTTCTGTTAATATAAACCGAAGATTTGGGGCAAGGGAAGGTTTTCAGCCAATCGATATCATTCCATACAAAGGTGCTCCACCAGGATCAAGACCTCTCTTTATTTACGCAAAAGATACCGAAACCGCAGCAATAAAAATCAAAGAAGTGTTTTTTGCTTATTACAAAGCTCTTAAACTCTCTGAAGTGACAATTTTTGAAAGGGACAATGAATTATGTAGTGCCCTTTATTTAAATCAGACGCCTGCAAAAACTGAAATAATCTTAAGAACAAAAGGGCTTGAAAAGAGCTGTGTAGTTTGGTCTACAAGGATAGATGTTGATACACAAACAGAAAAGGAGGAGTTCATCTATACCATACTTACGAGAACCGTTAGTTTGTTAATTATTGTTGTCTTCCCAAATATTCAGCAAGATTACGTAAATATCATTAAGCTATTTGAACCCAAAAGATTAATCTGTTGGGATGAAGAGTCAGAGGTAAAATATACAGAACTTGGTCAATCGACTTATGCCATTACCTATCTAGATGATCAAGATGATGCCGAAGAAATTGAAGCTGACAAGGATGATGATGAGAAAAATATCGATGAGTTAATTTCCTAG
- a CDS encoding SPL family radical SAM protein: MKDLFSDLEDDKKNSIGKSKVDYKKASTILTKASGFMESYDYTLNPYSGCSYGCTYCYAAFFSRTEEQRNNWGYWLTVKENALYLLMKYRKRPLTGKTIYMSSVTDPYQPIEKELKLTRSLIKELADFHQPRLVIQTRSPMITRDIDLLQQFKSIQVNMTITTDSEKVRKVFEPLCPSNATRLKAIKEVNDAGINTCITMTPLLPIENAEAFAIGLKDTGIKNFIVQPFHSDRGKFIAGTREAAMDFIKELNWTMDKYRHVESILIKHIPEIGIGKEGFKPI, from the coding sequence ATGAAAGATCTATTTTCTGACTTGGAGGATGATAAAAAAAATTCAATCGGCAAGAGTAAAGTTGATTATAAGAAAGCGTCGACAATATTGACCAAAGCATCAGGGTTCATGGAGTCCTATGACTATACGCTTAATCCATATTCAGGATGCTCATATGGCTGTACGTATTGTTATGCAGCGTTTTTTTCTCGAACAGAGGAACAACGAAATAACTGGGGATACTGGTTGACTGTAAAAGAAAATGCTTTGTACTTACTTATGAAGTATCGTAAAAGACCATTAACAGGGAAAACGATATACATGAGCAGTGTAACAGATCCTTACCAACCAATTGAGAAAGAGCTTAAACTAACAAGAAGTCTCATAAAAGAACTTGCAGATTTTCACCAACCGAGATTAGTGATCCAAACTCGTAGCCCAATGATTACACGAGATATAGATTTATTACAACAATTCAAATCGATTCAAGTCAACATGACGATTACGACGGATAGTGAAAAAGTCAGAAAAGTATTTGAGCCTCTATGCCCTTCAAACGCTACTAGATTAAAAGCAATTAAAGAAGTAAACGATGCAGGAATTAATACTTGTATCACAATGACCCCTTTATTGCCTATCGAAAATGCGGAAGCATTTGCCATTGGCTTGAAAGATACTGGCATCAAAAACTTTATTGTACAGCCATTTCATTCGGATAGAGGGAAATTCATTGCTGGGACGAGAGAAGCGGCAATGGATTTTATTAAAGAATTGAACTGGACTATGGACAAATACAGACATGTTGAATCCATTTTGATAAAACATATCCCTGAGATCGGTATTGGTAAAGAGGGATTTAAACCGATTTAA
- a CDS encoding XisI protein has protein sequence MDKITQYQQIILALLQEYAAIKKTLTPGITSQLLIDRENHHYQLLSIGWHNNRFTYTIAFHFDIIDGKIWIQQNNTDALIADELVEKGVSREDIVLGFVPEKAREYSGYGMG, from the coding sequence ATGGATAAAATAACACAATACCAACAGATCATCTTAGCTCTTTTACAGGAGTACGCAGCGATTAAAAAGACGCTCACCCCAGGCATTACGTCTCAATTGCTTATTGATCGGGAAAACCATCACTACCAATTGCTTTCGATCGGGTGGCACAACAATCGCTTCACTTACACCATCGCGTTCCATTTTGACATCATTGATGGCAAAATTTGGATTCAACAAAACAATACCGACGCCCTTATCGCGGATGAATTGGTGGAGAAAGGGGTGAGTCGGGAGGATATTGTACTGGGATTTGTTCCAGAGAAGGCTAGGGAGTATAGTGGTTACGGGATGGGGTGA
- a CDS encoding XisH family protein, producing MSKRDIYHHSVRKALEKDGWVITADPLDLTIGEVELFADLGAERVIAAERNNQKIAVEIKSFVGQSPVSEFHKALGQYENYRSSLEELDPERNIWLAVPDEAWDDFFQRPFIQKAIARHNIELLVFNTNHETIVKWIK from the coding sequence ATGTCAAAAAGAGACATTTACCATCATTCAGTTCGAAAAGCGCTGGAAAAAGACGGCTGGGTCATTACTGCTGATCCACTTGATTTGACGATTGGTGAAGTCGAACTTTTTGCTGATTTAGGTGCCGAAAGAGTCATTGCCGCAGAAAGAAACAACCAAAAGATAGCGGTTGAAATCAAATCTTTTGTAGGGCAATCTCCTGTGTCGGAGTTTCACAAAGCATTAGGACAATATGAGAACTATCGCTCATCGTTAGAAGAACTAGATCCTGAGCGCAATATTTGGTTGGCCGTGCCAGATGAAGCATGGGATGATTTTTTTCAGCGCCCTTTCATTCAAAAGGCTATAGCTCGGCACAACATAGAACTACTTGTGTTCAACACTAACCATGAAACCATCGTTAAATGGATAAAATAA
- a CDS encoding YCF48-related protein produces MKFLSALLIIQLCIATSTQAQWQPVPNIPAEPILALYSEGNDLYAAGTNRIYHSMDGGANWSPSALIHQDGDEVTDLAVVDGIIYAAMIQDGCYISTDGGKNWKKNNAGLSGLGATNLSALAVRGDKIYVATIGAGVFVKPLANPLAPWAPFNTNIPWGNVQSLIADGNQLLAGAGANATLSRNTASSATWSEHSFDRFNGQINLFLGATRSGQVLLGAGSQGLYRSTDDGINWTYFNPGVGLMERVRFANWQGQVVALLTKPNGSFLRSTSDAGQTWSAFPLAPPKNGIGFDLLAQGGKLFYAASNGLWSLSATVAAREPKEPEISLGQSFPNPTVDGFTLIPFSLYKSQNVSLAVIDLQGRVIRQLGLGRLPAGPHAFTIDLNGVAAGMYTYVLRSEDELQAQRMMVH; encoded by the coding sequence ATGAAATTTTTAAGCGCCCTGCTCATCATCCAGTTGTGTATCGCCACTTCCACCCAGGCACAATGGCAGCCCGTACCGAACATACCCGCCGAACCTATTCTGGCGCTCTACAGCGAGGGGAATGATCTGTACGCTGCTGGCACCAATCGAATCTATCATTCCATGGATGGCGGTGCCAACTGGTCACCATCCGCTCTCATCCATCAGGATGGAGATGAAGTAACCGACCTGGCGGTGGTTGATGGGATCATTTATGCGGCGATGATCCAGGATGGTTGTTACATCAGCACCGATGGAGGGAAAAACTGGAAAAAAAACAACGCCGGGCTAAGTGGACTGGGAGCGACCAACCTTTCTGCACTAGCCGTTCGTGGCGACAAGATTTATGTGGCCACGATTGGTGCTGGTGTCTTCGTAAAGCCTCTCGCCAACCCGCTGGCACCCTGGGCACCTTTCAACACCAACATCCCCTGGGGCAATGTGCAAAGTCTGATTGCCGATGGAAACCAGTTACTGGCCGGGGCAGGCGCCAATGCAACCTTGTCCCGCAATACTGCCAGTTCAGCAACCTGGAGTGAACACTCTTTTGACCGGTTCAATGGCCAAATCAACCTTTTTTTGGGCGCTACCCGCAGCGGACAGGTGCTACTCGGCGCGGGTTCGCAGGGACTCTACCGCAGTACCGATGATGGGATCAACTGGACTTATTTCAATCCGGGAGTAGGACTCATGGAACGCGTACGTTTTGCCAACTGGCAAGGCCAGGTCGTGGCTTTACTGACCAAACCCAACGGCAGTTTTCTGCGCAGTACCAGCGACGCGGGACAAACCTGGTCGGCCTTCCCATTGGCCCCTCCCAAAAACGGAATTGGGTTTGACTTGCTCGCACAGGGAGGCAAACTATTTTATGCTGCTTCCAACGGCTTGTGGTCATTATCGGCAACGGTTGCCGCCCGAGAACCAAAAGAGCCGGAAATAAGCTTGGGGCAGAGTTTTCCGAATCCAACGGTGGATGGCTTTACCCTTATTCCATTCTCTTTGTATAAAAGTCAGAACGTAAGTCTGGCTGTAATCGACCTGCAAGGAAGGGTCATCCGCCAGCTGGGCTTGGGACGGCTCCCGGCGGGGCCTCATGCATTCACAATTGACCTGAATGGAGTCGCTGCGGGGATGTACACTTATGTTTTAAGATCGGAGGATGAACTTCAGGCGCAGCGGATGATGGTGCATTAG
- the carA gene encoding glutamine-hydrolyzing carbamoyl-phosphate synthase small subunit: MEHKFSKEPNYTPAILLLEDGTVYHGKAAGKIGTTTGEICFNTGMTGYQEIFTDPSYFGQLLVTTNAHIGNYGTKTSEVESSSIKIAGLICKNFTIQYSREQADDDIQDYFEKEGLVGISDVDTRAIVRHIRDKGAMNAIISSEILDIAALKKQLAKVPSMDGLELASKVSTTEPYLIGDPAAKHKVAVLDFGTKRNILECMAERGCYLKVFPAKTGLAELQAFNPDGFFFSNGPGDPAAMDYAITTAKEILQQEKPIFGICLGHQLLALALDIPTYKMFNGHRGINHPVKNLLTGHCEITSQNHGFAVDPQAIKANDQVEITHVNLNDETIEGIRVKGKKAFSVQYHPEAAPGPHDARYLFDDFIKMMQ; the protein is encoded by the coding sequence ATGGAACATAAGTTCAGTAAGGAACCCAACTATACCCCTGCAATCCTGTTACTGGAAGATGGTACCGTTTACCACGGCAAAGCCGCTGGCAAAATTGGCACCACCACCGGAGAAATCTGCTTCAACACCGGAATGACGGGCTACCAGGAAATTTTTACCGATCCTTCCTATTTCGGTCAATTGTTGGTGACCACCAATGCCCACATTGGCAACTACGGCACCAAAACCAGTGAAGTAGAATCCAGCAGCATCAAAATTGCCGGACTCATCTGCAAAAACTTCACCATTCAGTACTCCCGCGAACAAGCCGACGACGATATCCAGGATTATTTCGAAAAAGAAGGCCTGGTAGGCATCTCTGACGTAGATACCCGCGCTATTGTGCGCCACATCCGCGATAAAGGTGCCATGAATGCCATCATTTCTTCCGAAATTTTGGATATTGCAGCATTGAAAAAACAGTTGGCAAAAGTGCCTTCGATGGATGGGTTGGAATTGGCTTCAAAAGTGAGCACCACTGAACCTTATCTGATTGGAGATCCTGCGGCCAAGCACAAAGTCGCGGTACTGGACTTTGGCACCAAGCGCAATATCCTGGAGTGTATGGCCGAACGCGGCTGTTACCTCAAGGTATTTCCGGCCAAAACTGGCTTGGCTGAACTCCAGGCGTTTAATCCCGATGGTTTTTTCTTTTCCAACGGCCCTGGCGACCCTGCGGCCATGGATTATGCCATCACGACCGCCAAAGAGATTCTCCAGCAAGAGAAGCCAATTTTTGGCATCTGTTTGGGTCATCAACTGTTGGCACTTGCCCTGGACATCCCCACGTACAAGATGTTCAACGGCCACCGGGGCATCAATCATCCGGTCAAAAATTTGCTTACCGGGCATTGTGAAATCACCAGCCAGAACCACGGTTTTGCGGTAGATCCCCAGGCCATTAAAGCAAATGACCAGGTTGAAATTACCCACGTCAACCTCAATGACGAAACCATTGAAGGCATTCGGGTAAAGGGCAAAAAAGCCTTCTCGGTACAGTATCACCCGGAGGCAGCACCCGGGCCACACGACGCACGTTACCTTTTTGATGATTTCATCAAAATGATGCAATAG
- the eno gene encoding phosphopyruvate hydratase: MSTIVDVHARQILDSRGNPTVEVEVTTEDGYFGRAAVPSGASTGKHEAVELRDNDKSLYLGKSVNKAVSNVIEEIADELIGLDAMEQVYIDKLLIELDGTENKGKLGANAILGVSMAVAKAAAEASGQSLYRYIGGVNATTLPVPMMNILNGGSHADNSIDFQEFMIMPTGAPTFSEALRWGAEVFHHLKNVLKKSGYSTNVGDEGGFAPNIKSNEEAIEIVLRAIEVAGYRPGEDIFIAMDAAASEFYNEEEKVYHFHKSSGDKLTSGEMVGYWKGWLDKYPIVSIEDGLAEDDWDTWVEMTKVLGSRLQIVGDDFFVTNTKRLRRGIDLRAANSILVKVNQIGTLTETIQAVDLATRNAYTSVMSHRSGETEDTTIADLAVALNTGQIKTGSLSRSDRVAKYNQLLRIEEELAEAAVYPGADIFRWKK, encoded by the coding sequence ATGAGTACCATTGTTGATGTTCACGCCCGGCAGATCCTCGACTCCCGCGGCAACCCAACGGTAGAAGTAGAAGTAACCACCGAAGACGGTTATTTTGGCCGTGCCGCCGTTCCTTCAGGCGCTTCTACTGGTAAACATGAAGCTGTGGAGCTCCGTGACAATGATAAAAGCCTGTACCTGGGCAAAAGTGTCAATAAAGCCGTTAGCAACGTCATTGAAGAAATTGCGGACGAACTGATTGGCCTCGACGCGATGGAGCAAGTTTACATCGATAAACTGCTCATCGAGCTGGATGGTACCGAAAATAAAGGCAAACTGGGGGCTAACGCCATCCTGGGTGTTTCGATGGCCGTAGCCAAAGCAGCAGCTGAAGCCAGCGGACAATCCTTGTACCGCTACATCGGTGGGGTGAATGCCACCACCCTGCCCGTTCCGATGATGAACATCCTCAATGGTGGTTCACACGCCGACAACAGCATCGACTTTCAGGAATTCATGATCATGCCTACGGGGGCGCCTACTTTTTCGGAGGCGCTGCGTTGGGGCGCGGAGGTTTTCCACCACCTCAAAAATGTATTGAAAAAAAGTGGTTACTCCACCAACGTGGGTGATGAAGGTGGTTTTGCTCCCAACATCAAATCCAACGAAGAGGCCATTGAAATCGTACTGAGAGCCATTGAAGTAGCAGGCTACCGCCCCGGTGAAGACATCTTCATCGCCATGGATGCTGCGGCTTCCGAGTTTTACAACGAAGAAGAAAAAGTATACCACTTCCACAAATCCAGCGGTGACAAACTGACTTCCGGTGAAATGGTGGGTTATTGGAAAGGCTGGTTGGACAAATACCCCATCGTTTCGATCGAAGACGGTTTGGCTGAAGACGACTGGGATACCTGGGTAGAAATGACCAAAGTATTGGGCAGCCGCTTGCAAATTGTGGGTGACGACTTCTTTGTAACCAACACCAAGCGCTTGCGCCGTGGCATCGATCTGCGTGCAGCCAACTCAATTTTGGTGAAAGTCAACCAAATTGGTACCTTGACCGAAACTATCCAGGCAGTTGATCTCGCAACCCGCAATGCGTATACTTCCGTGATGAGCCACCGTTCCGGCGAAACGGAAGATACCACCATTGCCGATTTGGCCGTTGCATTGAATACCGGACAGATCAAAACGGGCTCTTTGTCTCGTTCTGACCGGGTCGCTAAATACAACCAATTGCTCCGCATTGAGGAAGAATTGGCTGAGGCAGCAGTTTATCCAGGGGCAGACATTTTCCGCTGGAAAAAATAG
- a CDS encoding FtsB family cell division protein: protein MSANPLQPFVNLVPAPFRNRYILLLTVFFFWMIFIDKHDVITQWRLQKTKDKLEQDKAYYAKKIQEAERQRKNLQKNGEQFAREKYYMKKEGEDVFIIEEEK from the coding sequence ATGAGCGCGAACCCACTCCAACCCTTTGTCAATCTGGTTCCGGCACCTTTTCGGAACCGGTACATCTTGTTGTTGACCGTCTTCTTTTTTTGGATGATCTTCATCGACAAGCACGATGTAATCACCCAGTGGAGATTGCAAAAAACCAAGGACAAATTGGAGCAGGACAAGGCTTACTACGCCAAAAAAATCCAGGAGGCTGAGCGGCAACGCAAAAACCTCCAGAAAAACGGCGAGCAGTTTGCCCGGGAGAAGTACTACATGAAAAAGGAAGGGGAGGATGTGTTTATTATTGAAGAAGAGAAATAA
- the sucD gene encoding succinate--CoA ligase subunit alpha yields MAVLVNKDSRIIVQGFTGKEGTFHATQMLEYKTNLIGGVTPGKGGTTHLDKPVWDTVEQAVKLGGADVSVIFVPPAFAADAIMEAADAGIKVIICITEGIPVQDMVKVKAYIATRDCRLIGPNCPGVITPDEAKCGIMPGFIHKKGTIGIVSRSGTLTYEAVDQVTKAGLGQSTCIGIGGDPIVGTSTKEAVELLMNDPETEAIIMIGEIGGGMEAEAARYVQAFGTKPVVGFIAGQTAPKGRKMGHAGAIIGGDDDTAEAKMKILEECGIHVVKSPADLGTTVLKALGR; encoded by the coding sequence ATGGCGGTTCTCGTTAATAAGGATTCCCGGATCATTGTACAGGGATTCACCGGCAAGGAAGGTACGTTCCATGCCACCCAAATGTTGGAATACAAGACAAATTTGATTGGTGGGGTTACTCCCGGCAAAGGAGGAACCACCCATTTGGACAAGCCAGTTTGGGATACCGTTGAGCAAGCCGTGAAATTGGGCGGTGCTGACGTATCCGTCATCTTTGTACCCCCTGCTTTTGCTGCCGATGCCATTATGGAAGCAGCCGACGCGGGCATCAAAGTCATCATCTGCATCACCGAAGGTATTCCGGTACAAGACATGGTGAAAGTGAAAGCCTATATCGCCACCCGCGATTGCCGCTTGATCGGCCCCAACTGCCCCGGTGTCATCACGCCCGATGAAGCCAAATGTGGCATCATGCCCGGGTTCATCCACAAAAAAGGGACCATTGGCATCGTTTCCCGCTCCGGTACATTGACCTATGAAGCCGTAGATCAGGTGACCAAAGCTGGCCTGGGACAATCGACCTGTATCGGTATTGGTGGAGACCCCATCGTGGGCACTTCCACCAAAGAAGCGGTTGAACTGCTGATGAACGACCCCGAAACCGAAGCCATCATCATGATTGGTGAAATTGGTGGAGGCATGGAAGCTGAAGCAGCACGTTACGTACAAGCTTTTGGTACCAAGCCGGTTGTAGGATTTATCGCAGGCCAGACGGCGCCTAAAGGCCGTAAAATGGGGCACGCGGGTGCCATCATTGGTGGCGACGATGACACTGCTGAGGCCAAGATGAAAATCCTGGAAGAGTGTGGCATTCACGTCGTGAAATCTCCAGCTGACTTGGGAACTACCGTGTTGAAAGCACTGGGAAGATAA